The following are encoded together in the Gasterosteus aculeatus chromosome 7, fGasAcu3.hap1.1, whole genome shotgun sequence genome:
- the LOC144410205 gene encoding phosphatidylinositol-binding clathrin assembly protein isoform X10 codes for MSGQSITDRIAAAQHSMTGSAISKAVCKATTHEVSGPKKKHLDYLIHCTNEMNVSIPQLADTLFERTANSSWVVVFKALITTHHLTMYGNERLIQYLASRNSLFNLNNFLDKGALQGYDMSTFIRRYSRYLNEKAMSYRLVAVDFTKMKRGIDGVMRSMNTEKLIKTLPIIQNQLDALLDFQANPNELTNGVINSAFMLLFKDSIRLFAAYNEGVINLLEKYFDMKKNQCKDALDIYKKFLYRMTKLSEFLKVAEQVGIDQGDIPDLSQAPSSLLEALEQHLASLEGKKTKELNADTRASTLSSAVSSLSSTGMSFSRMDEKEKQQALEEEQARLQALKDQRLKEMGMQTPPSASPSSQSISGGINNNNHITHTTELFTSTLSANSVPNLNSDLFDLQPAFIPAVQSNPSISTATSAWGGLEQQQQQPPPPQQTSAAIAADFDAVFGNKAAPGNNGPQPAAGFDALGDLLKPTMPAHAAPLAPPQMAIHHGGKLLANDLDSSLANLVGNLQFGGAPAKNSSLFRPEMQWNQAGEKKLTGGHNWQNKTMSTTQWGPAPMAPQPMPVQHVAPAPMAFPMTTPQVPVYGMVPPQMGQMGGVPVMAPQPMMYNQPVLRPTNPFAPMPGAQVSYPVLVHSYAHSDTFATEKMQFM; via the exons ATCTGATCCACTGCACCAACGAGATGAACGTGAGCATCCCCCAGCTGGCCGACACGCTGTTCGAGCGCACGGCCAACTCCAGCTGGGTGGTGGTCTTCAAAGCCCTGATCACCACCCACCACCTCACCATGTACGGCAACGAG CGTTTGATCCAGTACCTGGCCTCCAGAAACTCTCTGTTCAACCTCAACAACTTCCTGGATAAAGGAGCCCTGCAAg gTTACGACATGTCGACCTTCATCAGACGATACAGCCGCTATCTGAACGAGAAGGCCATGTCCTACAGGCTGGTGGCGGTGGACTTCACCAAGATGAAGAGGGG GATCGACGGCGTGATGCGTAGCATGAACACAGAGAAGCTGATCAAGACGCTGCCGATCATTCAGAACCAGCTGGACGCTCTGCTGGATTTCCAG gCCAACCCTAATGAGCTCACCAACGGAGTGATCAACTCCGCCTTCATGCTGCTCTTCAAAGACTCCATCAGGCTGTTTGCAGCTTACAATGAAGGGGTCATCAACCTAttgg AGAAATACTTTGACATGAAGAAGAACCAGTGCAAAGATGCTCTGGACATCTACAAGAAATTTCTTTACAGGATGACGAAGCTGTCAGAGTTCCTCAAAGTGGCCGAg CAAGTCGGAATAGATCAGGGTGACATCCCAGATCTCTCACAG GCCCCCAGCAGCCTCCTGGAGGCTCTGGAGCAGCACCTGGCCTCTCTGGAGGGCAAGAAGACCAAGGAGCTGAATGCAGACACCAG AGCGTCCACTCTGTCCAGCGCCGTCTCATCTCTGTCCTCCACCGGCATGTCCTTCAGCCGCATGgacgagaaggagaagcagcaggccctggaggaggaacaggcCAGACTGCAGGCTCTCAAG gACCAGCGTCTGAAGGAGATGGGCATGCAgactcctccctctgcctcccccagCAGCCAGTCGATAAGCGGcggcatcaacaacaacaaccacatcacacacaccacagagcTGTTCACCTCCACGCTGTCTGccaacag cgtGCCCAATCTGAACAGCGACCTGTTTGATCTCCAGCCGGCCTTCATCCCTGCTGTGCAGAGCAATCCTTCAATCTCCACTGCCACCAGTGCCTGGGGAG gattggagcagcagcagcagcagccgccgccgccgcagcagaCCAGCGCGGCCATTGCTGCAGATTTCGATGCCGTGTTTGGGAATAAGGCCGCGCCCGGTAACAACGGCCCACAACCTGCAGCCG GCTTCGACGCTCTGGGAGACCTGTTGAAGCCGACCATGCCGGCGcacgccgcccccctcgccccccctcaaatggccatccatcacggagggAAGCTGCTGGCCAACGACCTGGACTCCTCGCTGGCCAACCTCGTGGGCA ATCTGCAGTTCGGCGGTGCGCCGGCCAAGAA TTCGTCCCTCTTCAGGCCCGAGATGCAGTGGAACCAGGCTGGGGAGAAGAAGCTGACGGGGGGACACAACTGGCAGAATAAGACCATGTCGACCACCCAGTGGGGCCCGGCCCCCATGGCGCCACAGCCCATGCCGGTGCAACACGTG GCTCCGGCTCCGATGGCGTTCCCCATGACCACACCACAAGTGCCTGTGTACGGAATG GTCCCCCCCCAGATGGGCCAGATGGGCGGGGTCCCAGTGATGGCTCCTCAGCCGATGATGTACAACCAGCCCGTCCTCCGGCCCACCAACCCCTTCGCCCCGATGCCCGGCGCCCAGGTCAGCTACCCGGTGCTCGTGCACTCGTACGCACACAGCGACACCTTCGCCACTGAAAAG ATGCAGTTTATGTAA
- the LOC144410205 gene encoding phosphatidylinositol-binding clathrin assembly protein isoform X13: MSGQSITDRIAAAQHSMTGSAISKAVCKATTHEVSGPKKKHLDYLIHCTNEMNVSIPQLADTLFERTANSSWVVVFKALITTHHLTMYGNERLIQYLASRNSLFNLNNFLDKGALQGYDMSTFIRRYSRYLNEKAMSYRLVAVDFTKMKRGIDGVMRSMNTEKLIKTLPIIQNQLDALLDFQANPNELTNGVINSAFMLLFKDSIRLFAAYNEGVINLLEKYFDMKKNQCKDALDIYKKFLYRMTKLSEFLKVAEAPSSLLEALEQHLASLEGKKTKELNADTRASTLSSAVSSLSSTGMSFSRMDEKEKQQALEEEQARLQALKDQRLKEMGMQTPPSASPSSQSISGGINNNNHITHTTELFTSTLSANSVPNLNSDLFDLQPAFIPAVQSNPSISTATSAWGGLEQQQQQPPPPQQTSAAIAADFDAVFGNKAAPGNNGPQPAAGFDALGDLLKPTMPAHAAPLAPPQMAIHHGGKLLANDLDSSLANLVGNLQFGGAPAKNSSLFRPEMQWNQAGEKKLTGGHNWQNKTMSTTQWGPAPMAPQPMPVQHVNGMFYTSYAPAPMAFPMTTPQVPVYGMVPPQMGQMGGVPVMAPQPMMYNQPVLRPTNPFAPMPGAQVSYPVLVHSYAHSDTFATEKMQFM; this comes from the exons ATCTGATCCACTGCACCAACGAGATGAACGTGAGCATCCCCCAGCTGGCCGACACGCTGTTCGAGCGCACGGCCAACTCCAGCTGGGTGGTGGTCTTCAAAGCCCTGATCACCACCCACCACCTCACCATGTACGGCAACGAG CGTTTGATCCAGTACCTGGCCTCCAGAAACTCTCTGTTCAACCTCAACAACTTCCTGGATAAAGGAGCCCTGCAAg gTTACGACATGTCGACCTTCATCAGACGATACAGCCGCTATCTGAACGAGAAGGCCATGTCCTACAGGCTGGTGGCGGTGGACTTCACCAAGATGAAGAGGGG GATCGACGGCGTGATGCGTAGCATGAACACAGAGAAGCTGATCAAGACGCTGCCGATCATTCAGAACCAGCTGGACGCTCTGCTGGATTTCCAG gCCAACCCTAATGAGCTCACCAACGGAGTGATCAACTCCGCCTTCATGCTGCTCTTCAAAGACTCCATCAGGCTGTTTGCAGCTTACAATGAAGGGGTCATCAACCTAttgg AGAAATACTTTGACATGAAGAAGAACCAGTGCAAAGATGCTCTGGACATCTACAAGAAATTTCTTTACAGGATGACGAAGCTGTCAGAGTTCCTCAAAGTGGCCGAg GCCCCCAGCAGCCTCCTGGAGGCTCTGGAGCAGCACCTGGCCTCTCTGGAGGGCAAGAAGACCAAGGAGCTGAATGCAGACACCAG AGCGTCCACTCTGTCCAGCGCCGTCTCATCTCTGTCCTCCACCGGCATGTCCTTCAGCCGCATGgacgagaaggagaagcagcaggccctggaggaggaacaggcCAGACTGCAGGCTCTCAAG gACCAGCGTCTGAAGGAGATGGGCATGCAgactcctccctctgcctcccccagCAGCCAGTCGATAAGCGGcggcatcaacaacaacaaccacatcacacacaccacagagcTGTTCACCTCCACGCTGTCTGccaacag cgtGCCCAATCTGAACAGCGACCTGTTTGATCTCCAGCCGGCCTTCATCCCTGCTGTGCAGAGCAATCCTTCAATCTCCACTGCCACCAGTGCCTGGGGAG gattggagcagcagcagcagcagccgccgccgccgcagcagaCCAGCGCGGCCATTGCTGCAGATTTCGATGCCGTGTTTGGGAATAAGGCCGCGCCCGGTAACAACGGCCCACAACCTGCAGCCG GCTTCGACGCTCTGGGAGACCTGTTGAAGCCGACCATGCCGGCGcacgccgcccccctcgccccccctcaaatggccatccatcacggagggAAGCTGCTGGCCAACGACCTGGACTCCTCGCTGGCCAACCTCGTGGGCA ATCTGCAGTTCGGCGGTGCGCCGGCCAAGAA TTCGTCCCTCTTCAGGCCCGAGATGCAGTGGAACCAGGCTGGGGAGAAGAAGCTGACGGGGGGACACAACTGGCAGAATAAGACCATGTCGACCACCCAGTGGGGCCCGGCCCCCATGGCGCCACAGCCCATGCCGGTGCAACACGTG AATGGAATGTTCTATACTAGTTAT GCTCCGGCTCCGATGGCGTTCCCCATGACCACACCACAAGTGCCTGTGTACGGAATG GTCCCCCCCCAGATGGGCCAGATGGGCGGGGTCCCAGTGATGGCTCCTCAGCCGATGATGTACAACCAGCCCGTCCTCCGGCCCACCAACCCCTTCGCCCCGATGCCCGGCGCCCAGGTCAGCTACCCGGTGCTCGTGCACTCGTACGCACACAGCGACACCTTCGCCACTGAAAAG ATGCAGTTTATGTAA
- the LOC144410205 gene encoding phosphatidylinositol-binding clathrin assembly protein isoform X27: protein MSGQSITDRIAAAQHSMTGSAISKAVCKATTHEVSGPKKKHLDYLIHCTNEMNVSIPQLADTLFERTANSSWVVVFKALITTHHLTMYGNERLIQYLASRNSLFNLNNFLDKGALQGYDMSTFIRRYSRYLNEKAMSYRLVAVDFTKMKRGIDGVMRSMNTEKLIKTLPIIQNQLDALLDFQANPNELTNGVINSAFMLLFKDSIRLFAAYNEGVINLLEKYFDMKKNQCKDALDIYKKFLYRMTKLSEFLKVAEKTKGSYIAPSSLLEALEQHLASLEGKKTKELNADTRASTLSSAVSSLSSTGMSFSRMDEKEKQQALEEEQARLQALKDQRLKEMGMQTPPSASPSSQSISGGINNNNHITHTTELFTSTLSANSVPNLNSDLFDLQPAFIPAVQSNPSISTATSAWGGFDALGDLLKPTMPAHAAPLAPPQMAIHHGGKLLANDLDSSLANLVGNLQFGGAPAKNSSLFRPEMQWNQAGEKKLTGGHNWQNKTMSTTQWGPAPMAPQPMPVQHVNGMFYTSYAPAPMAFPMTTPQVPVYGMVPPQMGQMGGVPVMAPQPMMYNQPVLRPTNPFAPMPGAQVSYPVLVHSYAHSDTFATEKMQFM from the exons ATCTGATCCACTGCACCAACGAGATGAACGTGAGCATCCCCCAGCTGGCCGACACGCTGTTCGAGCGCACGGCCAACTCCAGCTGGGTGGTGGTCTTCAAAGCCCTGATCACCACCCACCACCTCACCATGTACGGCAACGAG CGTTTGATCCAGTACCTGGCCTCCAGAAACTCTCTGTTCAACCTCAACAACTTCCTGGATAAAGGAGCCCTGCAAg gTTACGACATGTCGACCTTCATCAGACGATACAGCCGCTATCTGAACGAGAAGGCCATGTCCTACAGGCTGGTGGCGGTGGACTTCACCAAGATGAAGAGGGG GATCGACGGCGTGATGCGTAGCATGAACACAGAGAAGCTGATCAAGACGCTGCCGATCATTCAGAACCAGCTGGACGCTCTGCTGGATTTCCAG gCCAACCCTAATGAGCTCACCAACGGAGTGATCAACTCCGCCTTCATGCTGCTCTTCAAAGACTCCATCAGGCTGTTTGCAGCTTACAATGAAGGGGTCATCAACCTAttgg AGAAATACTTTGACATGAAGAAGAACCAGTGCAAAGATGCTCTGGACATCTACAAGAAATTTCTTTACAGGATGACGAAGCTGTCAGAGTTCCTCAAAGTGGCCGAg aaaacaaaaggatctTACATT GCCCCCAGCAGCCTCCTGGAGGCTCTGGAGCAGCACCTGGCCTCTCTGGAGGGCAAGAAGACCAAGGAGCTGAATGCAGACACCAG AGCGTCCACTCTGTCCAGCGCCGTCTCATCTCTGTCCTCCACCGGCATGTCCTTCAGCCGCATGgacgagaaggagaagcagcaggccctggaggaggaacaggcCAGACTGCAGGCTCTCAAG gACCAGCGTCTGAAGGAGATGGGCATGCAgactcctccctctgcctcccccagCAGCCAGTCGATAAGCGGcggcatcaacaacaacaaccacatcacacacaccacagagcTGTTCACCTCCACGCTGTCTGccaacag cgtGCCCAATCTGAACAGCGACCTGTTTGATCTCCAGCCGGCCTTCATCCCTGCTGTGCAGAGCAATCCTTCAATCTCCACTGCCACCAGTGCCTGGGGAG GCTTCGACGCTCTGGGAGACCTGTTGAAGCCGACCATGCCGGCGcacgccgcccccctcgccccccctcaaatggccatccatcacggagggAAGCTGCTGGCCAACGACCTGGACTCCTCGCTGGCCAACCTCGTGGGCA ATCTGCAGTTCGGCGGTGCGCCGGCCAAGAA TTCGTCCCTCTTCAGGCCCGAGATGCAGTGGAACCAGGCTGGGGAGAAGAAGCTGACGGGGGGACACAACTGGCAGAATAAGACCATGTCGACCACCCAGTGGGGCCCGGCCCCCATGGCGCCACAGCCCATGCCGGTGCAACACGTG AATGGAATGTTCTATACTAGTTAT GCTCCGGCTCCGATGGCGTTCCCCATGACCACACCACAAGTGCCTGTGTACGGAATG GTCCCCCCCCAGATGGGCCAGATGGGCGGGGTCCCAGTGATGGCTCCTCAGCCGATGATGTACAACCAGCCCGTCCTCCGGCCCACCAACCCCTTCGCCCCGATGCCCGGCGCCCAGGTCAGCTACCCGGTGCTCGTGCACTCGTACGCACACAGCGACACCTTCGCCACTGAAAAG ATGCAGTTTATGTAA
- the LOC144410205 gene encoding phosphatidylinositol-binding clathrin assembly protein isoform X3, whose product MSGQSITDRIAAAQHSMTGSAISKAVCKATTHEVSGPKKKHLDYLIHCTNEMNVSIPQLADTLFERTANSSWVVVFKALITTHHLTMYGNERLIQYLASRNSLFNLNNFLDKGALQGYDMSTFIRRYSRYLNEKAMSYRLVAVDFTKMKRGIDGVMRSMNTEKLIKTLPIIQNQLDALLDFQANPNELTNGVINSAFMLLFKDSIRLFAAYNEGVINLLEKYFDMKKNQCKDALDIYKKFLYRMTKLSEFLKVAEQVGIDQGDIPDLSQKTKGSYIAPSSLLEALEQHLASLEGKKTKELNADTRASTLSSAVSSLSSTGMSFSRMDEKEKQQALEEEQARLQALKDQRLKEMGMQTPPSASPSSQSISGGINNNNHITHTTELFTSTLSANSVPNLNSDLFDLQPAFIPAVQSNPSISTATSAWGGLEQQQQQPPPPQQTSAAIAADFDAVFGNKAAPGNNGPQPAAGFDALGDLLKPTMPAHAAPLAPPQMAIHHGGKLLANDLDSSLANLVGNLQFGGAPAKKPEMQWNQAGEKKLTGGHNWQNKTMSTTQWGPAPMAPQPMPVQHVNGMFYTSYAPAPMAFPMTTPQVPVYGMVPPQMGQMGGVPVMAPQPMMYNQPVLRPTNPFAPMPGAQVSYPVLVHSYAHSDTFATEKMQFM is encoded by the exons ATCTGATCCACTGCACCAACGAGATGAACGTGAGCATCCCCCAGCTGGCCGACACGCTGTTCGAGCGCACGGCCAACTCCAGCTGGGTGGTGGTCTTCAAAGCCCTGATCACCACCCACCACCTCACCATGTACGGCAACGAG CGTTTGATCCAGTACCTGGCCTCCAGAAACTCTCTGTTCAACCTCAACAACTTCCTGGATAAAGGAGCCCTGCAAg gTTACGACATGTCGACCTTCATCAGACGATACAGCCGCTATCTGAACGAGAAGGCCATGTCCTACAGGCTGGTGGCGGTGGACTTCACCAAGATGAAGAGGGG GATCGACGGCGTGATGCGTAGCATGAACACAGAGAAGCTGATCAAGACGCTGCCGATCATTCAGAACCAGCTGGACGCTCTGCTGGATTTCCAG gCCAACCCTAATGAGCTCACCAACGGAGTGATCAACTCCGCCTTCATGCTGCTCTTCAAAGACTCCATCAGGCTGTTTGCAGCTTACAATGAAGGGGTCATCAACCTAttgg AGAAATACTTTGACATGAAGAAGAACCAGTGCAAAGATGCTCTGGACATCTACAAGAAATTTCTTTACAGGATGACGAAGCTGTCAGAGTTCCTCAAAGTGGCCGAg CAAGTCGGAATAGATCAGGGTGACATCCCAGATCTCTCACAG aaaacaaaaggatctTACATT GCCCCCAGCAGCCTCCTGGAGGCTCTGGAGCAGCACCTGGCCTCTCTGGAGGGCAAGAAGACCAAGGAGCTGAATGCAGACACCAG AGCGTCCACTCTGTCCAGCGCCGTCTCATCTCTGTCCTCCACCGGCATGTCCTTCAGCCGCATGgacgagaaggagaagcagcaggccctggaggaggaacaggcCAGACTGCAGGCTCTCAAG gACCAGCGTCTGAAGGAGATGGGCATGCAgactcctccctctgcctcccccagCAGCCAGTCGATAAGCGGcggcatcaacaacaacaaccacatcacacacaccacagagcTGTTCACCTCCACGCTGTCTGccaacag cgtGCCCAATCTGAACAGCGACCTGTTTGATCTCCAGCCGGCCTTCATCCCTGCTGTGCAGAGCAATCCTTCAATCTCCACTGCCACCAGTGCCTGGGGAG gattggagcagcagcagcagcagccgccgccgccgcagcagaCCAGCGCGGCCATTGCTGCAGATTTCGATGCCGTGTTTGGGAATAAGGCCGCGCCCGGTAACAACGGCCCACAACCTGCAGCCG GCTTCGACGCTCTGGGAGACCTGTTGAAGCCGACCATGCCGGCGcacgccgcccccctcgccccccctcaaatggccatccatcacggagggAAGCTGCTGGCCAACGACCTGGACTCCTCGCTGGCCAACCTCGTGGGCA ATCTGCAGTTCGGCGGTGCGCCGGCCAAGAA GCCCGAGATGCAGTGGAACCAGGCTGGGGAGAAGAAGCTGACGGGGGGACACAACTGGCAGAATAAGACCATGTCGACCACCCAGTGGGGCCCGGCCCCCATGGCGCCACAGCCCATGCCGGTGCAACACGTG AATGGAATGTTCTATACTAGTTAT GCTCCGGCTCCGATGGCGTTCCCCATGACCACACCACAAGTGCCTGTGTACGGAATG GTCCCCCCCCAGATGGGCCAGATGGGCGGGGTCCCAGTGATGGCTCCTCAGCCGATGATGTACAACCAGCCCGTCCTCCGGCCCACCAACCCCTTCGCCCCGATGCCCGGCGCCCAGGTCAGCTACCCGGTGCTCGTGCACTCGTACGCACACAGCGACACCTTCGCCACTGAAAAG ATGCAGTTTATGTAA
- the LOC144410205 gene encoding phosphatidylinositol-binding clathrin assembly protein isoform X1 yields MSGQSITDRIAAAQHSMTGSAISKAVCKATTHEVSGPKKKHLDYLIHCTNEMNVSIPQLADTLFERTANSSWVVVFKALITTHHLTMYGNERLIQYLASRNSLFNLNNFLDKGALQGYDMSTFIRRYSRYLNEKAMSYRLVAVDFTKMKRGIDGVMRSMNTEKLIKTLPIIQNQLDALLDFQANPNELTNGVINSAFMLLFKDSIRLFAAYNEGVINLLEKYFDMKKNQCKDALDIYKKFLYRMTKLSEFLKVAEQVGIDQGDIPDLSQKTKGSYIAPSSLLEALEQHLASLEGKKTKELNADTRASTLSSAVSSLSSTGMSFSRMDEKEKQQALEEEQARLQALKDQRLKEMGMQTPPSASPSSQSISGGINNNNHITHTTELFTSTLSANSVPNLNSDLFDLQPAFIPAVQSNPSISTATSAWGGLEQQQQQPPPPQQTSAAIAADFDAVFGNKAAPGNNGPQPAAGFDALGDLLKPTMPAHAAPLAPPQMAIHHGGKLLANDLDSSLANLVGNLQFGGAPAKNSSLFRPEMQWNQAGEKKLTGGHNWQNKTMSTTQWGPAPMAPQPMPVQHVNGMFYTSYAPAPMAFPMTTPQVPVYGMVPPQMGQMGGVPVMAPQPMMYNQPVLRPTNPFAPMPGAQVSYPVLVHSYAHSDTFATEKMQFM; encoded by the exons ATCTGATCCACTGCACCAACGAGATGAACGTGAGCATCCCCCAGCTGGCCGACACGCTGTTCGAGCGCACGGCCAACTCCAGCTGGGTGGTGGTCTTCAAAGCCCTGATCACCACCCACCACCTCACCATGTACGGCAACGAG CGTTTGATCCAGTACCTGGCCTCCAGAAACTCTCTGTTCAACCTCAACAACTTCCTGGATAAAGGAGCCCTGCAAg gTTACGACATGTCGACCTTCATCAGACGATACAGCCGCTATCTGAACGAGAAGGCCATGTCCTACAGGCTGGTGGCGGTGGACTTCACCAAGATGAAGAGGGG GATCGACGGCGTGATGCGTAGCATGAACACAGAGAAGCTGATCAAGACGCTGCCGATCATTCAGAACCAGCTGGACGCTCTGCTGGATTTCCAG gCCAACCCTAATGAGCTCACCAACGGAGTGATCAACTCCGCCTTCATGCTGCTCTTCAAAGACTCCATCAGGCTGTTTGCAGCTTACAATGAAGGGGTCATCAACCTAttgg AGAAATACTTTGACATGAAGAAGAACCAGTGCAAAGATGCTCTGGACATCTACAAGAAATTTCTTTACAGGATGACGAAGCTGTCAGAGTTCCTCAAAGTGGCCGAg CAAGTCGGAATAGATCAGGGTGACATCCCAGATCTCTCACAG aaaacaaaaggatctTACATT GCCCCCAGCAGCCTCCTGGAGGCTCTGGAGCAGCACCTGGCCTCTCTGGAGGGCAAGAAGACCAAGGAGCTGAATGCAGACACCAG AGCGTCCACTCTGTCCAGCGCCGTCTCATCTCTGTCCTCCACCGGCATGTCCTTCAGCCGCATGgacgagaaggagaagcagcaggccctggaggaggaacaggcCAGACTGCAGGCTCTCAAG gACCAGCGTCTGAAGGAGATGGGCATGCAgactcctccctctgcctcccccagCAGCCAGTCGATAAGCGGcggcatcaacaacaacaaccacatcacacacaccacagagcTGTTCACCTCCACGCTGTCTGccaacag cgtGCCCAATCTGAACAGCGACCTGTTTGATCTCCAGCCGGCCTTCATCCCTGCTGTGCAGAGCAATCCTTCAATCTCCACTGCCACCAGTGCCTGGGGAG gattggagcagcagcagcagcagccgccgccgccgcagcagaCCAGCGCGGCCATTGCTGCAGATTTCGATGCCGTGTTTGGGAATAAGGCCGCGCCCGGTAACAACGGCCCACAACCTGCAGCCG GCTTCGACGCTCTGGGAGACCTGTTGAAGCCGACCATGCCGGCGcacgccgcccccctcgccccccctcaaatggccatccatcacggagggAAGCTGCTGGCCAACGACCTGGACTCCTCGCTGGCCAACCTCGTGGGCA ATCTGCAGTTCGGCGGTGCGCCGGCCAAGAA TTCGTCCCTCTTCAGGCCCGAGATGCAGTGGAACCAGGCTGGGGAGAAGAAGCTGACGGGGGGACACAACTGGCAGAATAAGACCATGTCGACCACCCAGTGGGGCCCGGCCCCCATGGCGCCACAGCCCATGCCGGTGCAACACGTG AATGGAATGTTCTATACTAGTTAT GCTCCGGCTCCGATGGCGTTCCCCATGACCACACCACAAGTGCCTGTGTACGGAATG GTCCCCCCCCAGATGGGCCAGATGGGCGGGGTCCCAGTGATGGCTCCTCAGCCGATGATGTACAACCAGCCCGTCCTCCGGCCCACCAACCCCTTCGCCCCGATGCCCGGCGCCCAGGTCAGCTACCCGGTGCTCGTGCACTCGTACGCACACAGCGACACCTTCGCCACTGAAAAG ATGCAGTTTATGTAA